In Aminobacterium sp. MB27-C1, a single genomic region encodes these proteins:
- the gyrB gene encoding DNA topoisomerase (ATP-hydrolyzing) subunit B: protein MTAPAKQYTAKDIQVLEGLQAVRKRPGMYIGDTGARGLHHLVYEVVDNSIDEAIAGYCSKISVVIYEDESVSIEDNGRGIPTEPHPSNGRPASEVVLTVLHAGGKFDNQAYKVSGGLHGVGISVVNALSEWLEITIHRNGLARTQRFEKGTPVTDLSDGVPTDQNGTFVRFMPDATIFEEVKFSTDILTGRLREMAFLNPGLMISLEDRRVSKIIEFHYEGGIKTFIEYLNKGKTPLFADPIVISGEKDGASVELGIQYNDGYLERIYAFANMIHTVEGGTHVSGFRTALTRAINEVARRAKLLRDKDENLSGEDLKEGLTCVLSVKLPNPQFEGQTKTKLGNSEIKGITDSVVYDGLITYLDEHQDVLKPVVEKALRARQARAAAKKARELVRKTAMTGMNLPGKLADCSSKDPHISEVYIVEGESAGGSAKQGRDRSFQAILPLRGKILNVEKARLDKVLSNNEIRTIIQALGCGIGEDFDYSKLRYDKIIIMTDADVDGAHISTLLLTFFYRYMHDLVEKGHLYLAQPPLYRVQRGKNISYCFSDKELRQIMDSMADSKKASVQRYKGLGEMNPDQLWETTMDPQNRLLKRIEIEDAMVADEYFSILMGDKVEPRRDFITAHAHEVRNLDI from the coding sequence ATGACAGCACCGGCCAAACAGTACACGGCCAAAGATATACAAGTACTTGAAGGCTTACAAGCCGTTCGTAAACGTCCAGGCATGTACATCGGGGACACAGGGGCCAGAGGCCTTCACCATCTCGTGTACGAGGTCGTAGACAATTCAATTGATGAAGCCATAGCTGGCTACTGCAGCAAGATAAGTGTTGTAATTTATGAGGATGAGAGTGTCTCTATAGAAGATAACGGCCGAGGCATTCCAACAGAACCTCACCCGTCAAATGGCAGACCTGCATCAGAAGTTGTACTTACAGTTCTTCATGCCGGAGGTAAATTTGACAATCAGGCCTATAAAGTGTCAGGAGGATTGCATGGCGTAGGTATTTCAGTCGTTAACGCCCTTTCTGAATGGCTGGAAATAACTATCCATCGCAATGGACTGGCTAGAACCCAACGTTTTGAGAAGGGGACACCAGTAACTGACCTCTCAGATGGCGTTCCAACAGATCAAAATGGAACCTTTGTTCGTTTTATGCCCGACGCTACAATATTCGAAGAAGTTAAATTTTCAACGGATATATTAACTGGTCGCCTTCGGGAAATGGCTTTCTTAAATCCGGGACTCATGATCTCACTTGAAGATCGACGGGTATCAAAGATCATTGAATTCCATTACGAAGGTGGTATTAAAACGTTCATAGAGTACCTCAATAAGGGGAAAACTCCTCTTTTTGCCGATCCCATCGTTATTTCGGGAGAAAAAGATGGGGCATCTGTGGAACTTGGAATCCAATATAATGACGGCTACCTTGAGCGTATCTATGCCTTCGCCAATATGATTCATACGGTCGAGGGAGGTACCCACGTATCCGGTTTCAGAACAGCTTTGACCCGAGCTATAAATGAAGTTGCCAGACGAGCGAAACTTCTTAGAGACAAAGATGAGAACCTTTCTGGTGAAGACCTTAAGGAAGGTCTTACCTGCGTTCTTTCTGTCAAGCTCCCCAACCCGCAATTTGAAGGACAAACAAAAACAAAGCTGGGGAACAGTGAAATTAAAGGTATTACTGATTCCGTTGTATATGACGGTCTTATTACATACCTTGACGAACATCAAGATGTGCTCAAACCTGTTGTAGAAAAAGCTCTTCGTGCTCGACAAGCTCGAGCTGCTGCTAAAAAAGCCAGAGAACTTGTACGCAAGACGGCTATGACAGGAATGAACCTTCCTGGGAAATTGGCCGACTGTTCCAGCAAAGATCCTCATATTAGTGAAGTCTATATTGTTGAGGGAGAATCTGCTGGTGGAAGTGCAAAACAGGGACGAGACCGAAGTTTTCAAGCCATTCTCCCTTTACGAGGGAAAATTCTTAATGTGGAGAAGGCACGCCTCGATAAAGTTTTAAGTAACAATGAAATACGAACTATCATTCAGGCACTTGGATGTGGCATAGGAGAAGATTTTGATTACAGCAAGCTTCGTTACGATAAAATCATCATCATGACAGATGCTGACGTTGATGGTGCTCACATCAGTACGCTCTTGCTCACTTTCTTCTATCGCTATATGCACGATCTTGTTGAAAAAGGACACCTCTACCTGGCCCAACCGCCCCTCTACCGGGTTCAGCGAGGAAAGAATATTTCTTACTGCTTTAGTGATAAAGAGCTGCGCCAAATCATGGATTCTATGGCTGACTCCAAGAAAGCATCAGTGCAGCGATACAAAGGTTTGGGAGAAATGAATCCAGATCAGTTGTGGGAAACAACAATGGATCCGCAAAACCGGCTTCTAAAACGAATAGAAATAGAAGATGCCATGGTCGCAGACGAATACTTCAGCATTCTGATGGGCGATAAAGTTGAACCACGACGAGATTTCATCACTGCCCATGCTCACGAAGTACGGAACCTTGATATATAA
- a CDS encoding YitT family protein, protein MKGVSRLAIKKSLIRLFLAIKGEWQAFTAVTVGNILMALGFVIFVLPNRFPDLGVSGIAVLSNYVWGISPAWVILIANAALMAWGWRELSPRFVIWTAYSVVLFSLLLKVFEVIPLLDLEDKFMAAVLSGVIKGFGAGLIFRAGSSTGGMDIPGMALRKRYGIEMGQFSIYYNTVILALSAFVVGIQSSIYGVVGLYIYGIVLDNTTRSFDRRKQVFIITSQPYDVSSFITKDLHRGVTLLRGEGGFSGQERIVLLALLEPRQMVTLKRFLGEKDPNAFMSISDASEVLGKGFKSWKAL, encoded by the coding sequence TTGAAAGGCGTTTCTCGTTTGGCTATAAAAAAATCTCTCATTCGTTTATTTTTGGCTATAAAGGGAGAGTGGCAGGCTTTTACTGCCGTAACAGTTGGAAATATATTAATGGCTCTTGGTTTTGTTATTTTTGTTTTGCCCAATCGTTTTCCTGATCTTGGAGTTTCAGGTATTGCTGTTCTTTCGAACTATGTATGGGGTATTTCTCCGGCGTGGGTTATCCTTATTGCCAATGCTGCATTAATGGCGTGGGGGTGGCGAGAACTTTCACCTCGTTTCGTTATTTGGACAGCGTATTCTGTTGTTCTTTTTTCTTTGTTATTGAAGGTTTTTGAGGTCATTCCTCTTCTAGATCTTGAAGATAAATTTATGGCGGCCGTCCTTTCAGGTGTTATAAAGGGTTTTGGAGCAGGATTGATTTTTAGGGCGGGTTCCTCTACTGGGGGGATGGATATTCCCGGAATGGCTCTTCGTAAACGATATGGAATAGAGATGGGGCAATTTTCCATTTATTATAATACAGTAATTCTGGCGTTATCTGCTTTTGTTGTTGGCATTCAGTCGTCAATTTACGGTGTTGTTGGTCTCTACATTTATGGCATTGTCTTAGATAATACAACTCGTTCTTTTGACCGGCGAAAACAGGTGTTTATCATTACAAGTCAGCCCTATGACGTTTCATCTTTTATTACGAAAGACCTTCATAGGGGGGTAACCTTACTCCGCGGAGAAGGCGGCTTTTCGGGGCAGGAACGAATAGTGTTACTGGCCCTTCTTGAACCACGTCAAATGGTGACTCTTAAACGCTTTCTGGGAGAAAAAGATCCCAATGCCTTTATGTCAATTAGCGATGCTTCAGAAGTTCTTGGTAAAGGTTTTAAGAGCTGGAAGGCCTTATAG